Genomic window (Chloroflexota bacterium):
CGCGTTTATGGACCTGTTGACGGAGAAGCGGGCGTTCGCCCATCTGGCTACGGTGATGCCCGACGGCACGCCGCAGGTGACGCCGGTATGGTTCGATTGGGACGGTACCCACGTGCGGGTGAACTCGGCCCGCGGCCGACAGAAGGACCGCAACCTGCGCCGGGTGCGCTACGCGGCGCTGTCCATCCAGGACCCAGACGACCCCTATCGCTACATCGCCATCCGGGGCCCGGTGGTGGAGATCACCGAGGAGGGGGCGGACGAGCACATCGACCTGCTGTCCCGGAAGTACACCGGCGCCGATTACGCCCATCGCCAGCCGGGCGAGGTGCGGGTCATCTATAAGATCCTGCCCGAGCACGTGGCGACCATGGGGTAACGCCCCTACCCCGCCTCGTCCTCGGGCGCCCGGCCGTAGAGCGCCGTCATCTCCGCCAGACGCGCCCGCATCCACGGCTGCACCTGCTCCCAGCGCA
Coding sequences:
- a CDS encoding PPOX class F420-dependent oxidoreductase; this encodes MSAQIPSAFMDLLTEKRAFAHLATVMPDGTPQVTPVWFDWDGTHVRVNSARGRQKDRNLRRVRYAALSIQDPDDPYRYIAIRGPVVEITEEGADEHIDLLSRKYTGADYAHRQPGEVRVIYKILPEHVATMG